A stretch of DNA from Vulcanisaeta thermophila:
CAAATGAACAATTACCTCTATTTCATAAAGTGGAACGAGGAGTGCCTGGAAAGGCTTGGTGTTAAAGGGGGTGTTCGGGACCTGTCGGGTGGTTTATTAATAACGGTGAATGGGGAATATGGGGAATTGGTTAATGAGGCGCTTAAGTGTGGCTTCACAGTATTCGCTAGGCATTACAGATTCCATGCGCTCAGGTTCGGATCCCTTGAATCCCTTAATAACGTTTTAAAGCCCCTGGACCTGTGGGTTGAGTCTGACGTCATCAACCTGGTGGTCAACCCCCTCAGCGTTGATTTTGAGTACGTGGCCAGGGTACTCCTGGACCTGGGCTTCAATGTGGAGTTGATTAGTGAGGATGATGTGGAGTACAGCCTTTAGGGAGTGATTTAATTATAAAGGGGGCCCTGAACTTAACCTGTGGATTTGCTTAGCTTCATGGGTGGTGAGGTAAGGGATCTTGAGTACCTGGTTGACCCATCGCCCGTTGATGCCATGAGGCTAATAACGCTTAGGAAGAGTACGCACGTGCTCATTATCTATGGCGAGATGGTTGCTCAGTATGAGGGTCGTGCTAAGTCAAGCCTTGATGAGTTGATGCCCAGGTTGATAATTGCCAAGCCCGATGGCGCGTTCATGATCCATGAGGCCGGTGAGTACAAGCCACGCCTGTGGAATCCAGCGCCTGCCCAGCTTCATGCTTCCGTTAACATGGGTGTGCTAGTCCTGAGGAGTGTTAGGCTTAGCCCAAGGGAGGTGGTTCAGGTGGAGGTGCCCATTATTAGGTTTGTGGCGGCCTTTAGGGTGGGTTCCACGGCTAATTACAGGGTTTTTGGTCGTGAGGAGGATGTGGTGAATATGATAGTTAATAACCCCAGTATCATTGAGGATGGTTTGAGGGTGATATCCAGGGAGTACCACACATTGGTTGGTGATATAGACATACTGGCCAGGGACTCTAACAATAACCTGGTGGTTATTGAGTGTAAGAGGTCCCAGGCGGGCCCGGAGGCTGTTAATCAGCTTAAGCGTTATGTGGATTACCTGAGTGAGAAGGAGGGTGTTAGGGTCCGTGGGATCTTAGCGGCACCCTCAATATCATCATCAGCCTACAAGTACCTTAGGATGTATGGCCTTGAGTTTAGGAGGGTTGAGCCCAAACTTTGAATTGGGCTTTATGGTATTAATAGGAGTATTATTATGAGTATTAATGCCATGATGACCGCCATTATGTACTGCCTAAACGCCATTACTACTAGGTTCCTAAATTCCCTATTCCTCGCGTAGTTTATTAGCATTAGGGTGAATATTAAGCCGTCCGTGGATGGTATGCTCAGTATTATTGAGAGGATTATGGTCTGGGCCATCAATGACATACCCACCTCACTATTAACCGCGTTGGTTGCTATCCCCGTTATGACCCATTGAAACGCCGTGTTCCATATTCCGTATATTGGTATGAAGGATGGGCCTAGGGATGCCAGGAAGGACGTTATTTTATACGCTGCCTGGGCCGTGGGGGCTAGCTTACTCAGTTGGTTTGTGAAGTTGTTCAGTTCCGCATTTACCTGCGCCGCAAACCCTGGGCTTGGTTTTATGGCGTAGCCCAGGAAGTACGCTGCTATGAATAGTAGGGCTATTATTAGGAATAGGAATATCCTAAGCCTCCCTATGAGTGCCACTACCTGGATGTTCATTCGGGAAACCAGTGCTTTAAGTGTTAAAAATGATTTCTCACTGATGACTACAACGCCTTGATCACTATGTGCTCCACACCATCCCTCTGGGACTTACTAATGAACCCCTGCATCTCCAGGGACTTCAGCGCCAGGTCTATGTAGGTTACCTTGACCTTGAGGATCTCATCACCATACCACTCCACAAGCTTATTAATTAACTCATTCAGTGACCACTCCCTCTTACCTAACTTACCCTCCTCCGTGAGGACCCTCCTTATGAAGTTGGTCATGTCCTCCGTGGTATTCCAGGGATAGACGAACCAGGCCCAGTCCCTAACCTCAATGGCCCAGTAATCGGGTTTGAACTTGGCCACGGTGGATATCCACTGAAGCGCCGCTGTCCTTACCTCAGCACCCTTATTATTACGTTCAATGTAGTCCTTAGCCAATTGTATGGAGTCCCCAGTGTCCACTATATCATCCACCACAAGCACCCTCTTACCACTCAAATCCACACTTAATGCGTACTTAATGTAGGCCCTCTCAGCAACCTGCGCTGTTGATGGCCAATGAACCACCTGTAGGCTCACTAGGTCCATGACTCCCAGGTAGTCACAGAGGAGCCTGGCCGGTGCGTATCCTCCCCTGGCTATGGCCACTATTATATCCGGCCTCCAACCTGACTCCCTTATTTTCATTGCCAGGGCCCTACTCCACTCGGTTATTTCGTCCCAACTCACGATCTTTATGGGTACCTTGACCACGTTTTTCAATTAATCGATGAAGTTATTTTTAAATTTCACGTCACGTGTAATCAGTAATTAATAAATCCCTTTTTGGGCACCCAGTACCTGTGGTGCCAAGGCACTACCTAGCGCTTACCGTTGCTGTGATTGCGATATCCTGGGCCTCAATACTAATACTGTTATCTGGGGCCCAGCCCATAGCCGTGGCCTTCTGGAGGACTGCACTGGCATCCCTAGTATTACTCCCGCTGGCACTTATGGAGAGGGACAGGGGCGGCCACGGTGTGGATGGTAGGGATTTAATGCTTATGACCATTAGCGGCGCCGCGTTGGCCACGCACTTCATGACCTGGATCCAAAGCCTCTACCTAACCACTGTGGCCTCCAGCGTAACTCTAGTATCAACATACCCTGTGTTTACCCTAGTCATGGGCCGATTAATAGGTGAGAGGCCGAGGGTTAGGGCCACTGTTGGCACGTTAACTGCGTTCCTGGGTATTGTGATAATATCGGCACCAGCGTTCTACATAAGCACCAAGGCACTGCTGGGCGACCTCCTGGCACTGGCCGGCGCGCTTTCTGGCGCGGTTTACTTCCTCATAGGTAGGGCAGTTAGGATCAGGGTCTCCCTGGCCATGTACACCGTGCCCGTGTACGGAGTCGCCGCCATCATCACCCTAATAACGGGTCTAATCCTAAACGTGAGGTTTTGGCCATACCCACCCATGACGTGGGCCTACATAGCGGCCTTGGTGGCTGGCCCCATGCTGCTCGGGCACACACTACTTAATTACTCACTTAAGTACTCGAGGGCAATCACGGTAACCACATCCACCCTTGGGGAGCCCGTGGGGTCCACATTACTGGCCTGGTTAATACTTCACCAGGTGCCCACCCCATTGACCCTACTGGGCATGGCGGTGACGCTAACCGGCATTTACCTGGTGGTTTCCGAGGAGGGCTCCGCGGCCGGTTAATGGAAGTAAGTTATTAATTTACCTGTGAGTGATAACCTAGGGATTGTGCCCTGCACTGTGATTGTTGATTCCAGGGAGTACGAAACGGCGGAGGAAGTAATCAAGTGGCTTAAGCGTTATGAGTGTACTGTACTACCCAGGAGGCTTGAGGTTGGTGACTACGTGGTGCCGGGCAACGTGGGTATTGAGAGGAAGAGGGCCATGGACCTCATATCCTCAATAGTCGATGGGAGGTTATTTGAGCAGAGTAACGAGTTGTCCAGGGCTTATGATAGGGCCTACGTGGTGATTGAGGGTGACCTATGGAGGGCGGCCAGTAGGAGGGATGTTCATGAGCACGCCATAATAAGCTCCTTAGTATCCATAATCAATTTAGGGGTTAGGGTCTTATTCACGCACAATGAGGAGGGAACCGCGTACTTAATAAAAACCATCGCCGAGGGTGGGTCCACCCACGGTGTTAAGTCCGTGCCTGTCAGGAAGGGCGGCACGATATATGACGCCCAGATTGCGTTCCTATCATCATTACCGGGTATAGGCATGAGGAGGGCTGAGGCGTTGTTAAGGGCCTTTGGGACCCCACTTAATGCACTTAATAACCTAAACCAATGGGTTAGGAGGGTTGATGGCATTAACGAGAAGGTGGTGGCTGCTGTGAGGAAGGTATTAACAACCCAGTATGGGAATGAGGAGGAACAGGGCACACTTCGTATAGATGAGTTAATCAGGGAGGGTGATAATGAGGGCGGTGAATCCACCGGTGATGCTGGTGATAAGGAAGTAAATAAAAGCAGGGGTGTTGGGCGTAGGATAACGGATTACATGGGTGGTGAGGAATGATAATAACATGCCCATACTGTGGCATGAATAATTGGATAGTAATACAACCCCTCACAAGAAGGGGCTCTGAAAACTACCTGGCCATATGCCGTTGCAATAACTGTAATAAATTATTTTATTTATATAAAACTAGGCGCTGGACCAACACCTATAAACTTGAGGAGGGCGAATCGCAATAATACCATACTTTTACGCGGTAGAAATAAAGGGAAACTCTTAAATACTTACCCATTGAATACTCACGTAATGCCTGAAATTCCACTGGCACCATTGGATAGAATTTTCCATAAAGCAGGTGCTGAAAGGGTTAGTGAAGATGCAACCCAAGCATTGAGGGATATATTGGAGTATATTGCGTTTGATATTGCATCAAAGAGTATTGAGTTAGCGAGGCATGCTGGGCGTAAGACCGTCACGGCTGATGATGTTAAGACCGCAATTAGAATAATTAAGTGTGTTCCTGTGCCCATGTCATGATTATGAAATTAATTGGGTTATTGTTTTTAAATGACCTTAATCGCTTGATCTATCGGCGTTGAACATCACGTACCTAGCTGGTCTCAGGGCATTGACAATGTAATTAAATGCCTTCTCAGGCATGCTGTGGTCACCGCATGTGTAGACGTCCACCGTGGCGAAACCATACTCTGGCCATGTGTGGATGGCTATGTGGCTCTCCAGTACTAGGGCGAGCACGCTTATACCCTCCTTATCACCACCAATGAATCTCCAGGACTTAACCTCCACGAGGTGCACGTTTGCTATCTCGGCGGCCTTTATTACCAGGGACCGTAGGAACCACTCATTCCTTAGGATGTTGGGATCAACCCCGTATAGATTACCATATACATGCTTACCCACCACACCCTTTGATCTCGAACCCTCTACCTGGGGTGTTAGTGACATGGCCTTCTTGTACGATACAAGGGTGCATTATAGAGTTTATAAAGCTTTCCCATAAGGAAAAAGGGAATATCAGCGAGGGTGAGTGTGTGGCCGTGCCTTACGTGCCCACGCCCAGGGATGTTGCCATTGAGATGCTGAGGCTTGCCCAGGTAAGGCCTAACGAGATTGTTGTGGATCCAGGCGCTGGTGAGTGTGGCGTGGTTATCACGGCCGTCACCGTGTTCAACGCAGTGGGCGTGGGCATTGAGATAAACCCAGCGCTGGTTAGATCCTGCATAGAAAGCTTCACCAGGCTGGGGCTTAGGGGGAGGGCTTACGTGGTGTGGGGCGACTTATTCGAGTTTAATTACTCAATGGCTGACGTGGTCACCCTATACCTGGGCTCCGAGGTTAATGGAAGGCTTGGGGAGAAGCTTAAGCGTGAGTTGAGACCTGGGGCTAGGGTGGTGAGTCATGATTATGAGGTGCCTGGTTGGGAACCCATTAAGGTTGAGGTGGTAAGGGGACCCTTTAGGGAACACAGGATTTACCTATATAAACCAGTGGGATGAGTACGTGGGGGACTAATTGTGGGTAATCACTACGAGGAATTGGCGGGATTCCTAATACCCCTCAGCGACATCATTGACTCACTAAAAAACGCTAGGCACGTACTGGTTGAGGTGCCCCTGGGAATGAGGGAGCTGGGTCTCGAGCTCACTAAGTACCTGGTTAGTA
This window harbors:
- a CDS encoding ERCC4 domain-containing protein, translated to MPCTVIVDSREYETAEEVIKWLKRYECTVLPRRLEVGDYVVPGNVGIERKRAMDLISSIVDGRLFEQSNELSRAYDRAYVVIEGDLWRAASRRDVHEHAIISSLVSIINLGVRVLFTHNEEGTAYLIKTIAEGGSTHGVKSVPVRKGGTIYDAQIAFLSSLPGIGMRRAEALLRAFGTPLNALNNLNQWVRRVDGINEKVVAAVRKVLTTQYGNEEEQGTLRIDELIREGDNEGGESTGDAGDKEVNKSRGVGRRITDYMGGEE
- the nucS gene encoding endonuclease NucS, with protein sequence MDLLSFMGGEVRDLEYLVDPSPVDAMRLITLRKSTHVLIIYGEMVAQYEGRAKSSLDELMPRLIIAKPDGAFMIHEAGEYKPRLWNPAPAQLHASVNMGVLVLRSVRLSPREVVQVEVPIIRFVAAFRVGSTANYRVFGREEDVVNMIVNNPSIIEDGLRVISREYHTLVGDIDILARDSNNNLVVIECKRSQAGPEAVNQLKRYVDYLSEKEGVRVRGILAAPSISSSAYKYLRMYGLEFRRVEPKL
- the speD gene encoding adenosylmethionine decarboxylase; amino-acid sequence: MSLTPQVEGSRSKGVVGKHVYGNLYGVDPNILRNEWFLRSLVIKAAEIANVHLVEVKSWRFIGGDKEGISVLALVLESHIAIHTWPEYGFATVDVYTCGDHSMPEKAFNYIVNALRPARYVMFNADRSSD
- a CDS encoding phosphoribosyltransferase, whose translation is MVKVPIKIVSWDEITEWSRALAMKIRESGWRPDIIVAIARGGYAPARLLCDYLGVMDLVSLQVVHWPSTAQVAERAYIKYALSVDLSGKRVLVVDDIVDTGDSIQLAKDYIERNNKGAEVRTAALQWISTVAKFKPDYWAIEVRDWAWFVYPWNTTEDMTNFIRRVLTEEGKLGKREWSLNELINKLVEWYGDEILKVKVTYIDLALKSLEMQGFISKSQRDGVEHIVIKAL
- a CDS encoding DMT family transporter, yielding MVPRHYLALTVAVIAISWASILILLSGAQPIAVAFWRTALASLVLLPLALMERDRGGHGVDGRDLMLMTISGAALATHFMTWIQSLYLTTVASSVTLVSTYPVFTLVMGRLIGERPRVRATVGTLTAFLGIVIISAPAFYISTKALLGDLLALAGALSGAVYFLIGRAVRIRVSLAMYTVPVYGVAAIITLITGLILNVRFWPYPPMTWAYIAALVAGPMLLGHTLLNYSLKYSRAITVTTSTLGEPVGSTLLAWLILHQVPTPLTLLGMAVTLTGIYLVVSEEGSAAG
- a CDS encoding histone family protein; translated protein: MPEIPLAPLDRIFHKAGAERVSEDATQALRDILEYIAFDIASKSIELARHAGRKTVTADDVKTAIRIIKCVPVPMS